A genomic region of Pelodiscus sinensis isolate JC-2024 chromosome 1, ASM4963464v1, whole genome shotgun sequence contains the following coding sequences:
- the ATP4B gene encoding LOW QUALITY PROTEIN: potassium-transporting ATPase subunit beta (The sequence of the model RefSeq protein was modified relative to this genomic sequence to represent the inferred CDS: substituted 1 base at 1 genomic stop codon) has protein sequence MAALNEKKTCSQRMENFKRFVWNPDTGQLMGRTLINWVWISLYYVAFYVVMTGLFALAIYSLMKTINPYTPDYQDRLKSPGVTLRPDVYGDGGLEIYYNVSDKSSWENYVSVLHTFLSAYNTTAQHANINCTSEKYFFQNSFLGPNKTKYSCKFTSDMLENCCNKENSTFGFPEGEPCLIIKMNRIINFLPGNGTAPRVNCSYLQKXHHDSSPLELQYYPVNGTFSLHYFPYYGKKAQPTYSNPLVAVKFLNITRNKEITIVCRIIGAGITYDNPHDPYEGKVEFKMRIQD, from the exons ATGGCAGCTTTAAATGAAAAGAAGACCTGCAGCCAACGGATGGAAAATTTCAAGCGTTTTGTCTGGAATCCAGATACAGGACAGTTAATGGGAAGGACCTTAATTAACTGGG TGTGGATCAGTCTGTACTATGTTGCTTTCTATGTGGTGATGACTGGGCTGTTTGCACTCGCAATATATTCCTTAATGAAGACAATCAATCCATATACACCGGACTATCAAGATCGATTAAAATCGCCAG gggTAACGTTACGACCAGATGTTTATGGTGATGGAGGATTAGAAATTTATTACAACGTATCTGACAAAAGCTCCTGGGAGAACTACGTATCAGTTCTCCACACATTTCTTTCGG CATATAATACGACTGCACAACATGCCAACATCAACTGCACAAGTGAGAAATACTTCTTTCAAAACTCATTCCTTggcccaaacaaaacaaaatactccTGCAAGTTCACATCAGATATGCTGGAAAACTGTTGTAACAAAGAAAATTCCACTTTTGGATTTCCAGAAGGAGAACCATGTTTAATTATAAAAATGAACCGA ATTATCAATTTTTTGCCTGGCAATGGCACTGCACCAAGAGTGAATTG TTCTTATCTTCAAAAATAGCATCATGATTCCAGTCCACTGGAACTACAATACTACCCAGTTAACGGCACCTTTAGCCTTCACTACTTCCCTTACTatgggaaaaaagcacag CCAACCTACAGTAATCCTTTGGTAGCAGTGAAATTTCTCAATATTACAAGGAATAAAGAAATTACCATTGTGTGCAGAATCATTGGAGCTGGAATCACCTACGATAATCCTCATGACCCATATGAAGGAAAAGTGGAGTTCAAAATGAGAATACAAGATTAG